One genomic window of Branchiostoma floridae strain S238N-H82 chromosome 4, Bfl_VNyyK, whole genome shotgun sequence includes the following:
- the LOC118413576 gene encoding uncharacterized protein LOC118413576 — MELTRSIGIMFLRLSLLTYAYVSGDNPFERFIRLDNYAMDDWNDVVLNSVTEEQCLMEFIDECNATIDKCSHGCTDLLDGYSCTCPPGWELSQADNTACVDVNECDTNKGNCSDICDNIDGSYQCTCPPGRRLFTDRLNCQKETLDIATAVYIRQISRLSEEHTNISLTIEYMLTWYDPRLQGIATTWVPVPRTMIWLPPLMFGKAVRGVTPVHEDTPAWVNSDGLTVYSMTRMLRVSCPILLTKYPFDTQTCNIKLHAYGGLRLNLIASDDVRYAAIKTDATGVVSQFELTGVDIQASFQEYQLNSTDCVFFLQKCKYNLDGCLFRRFPDCHLSDDCQQCTKTVGQCKIEPNGCLQGQTSTNGYTTVEVRLQMSRRLSSYAFRLFLPSAFVVTASYLQLWLPLHTSVLAGRASLGITGFLTIIVHGSGVGAVSWVNEVRAIDIWFAGCLTVVILMFLETIIVHFVQSQLEEKVRKKIAKREQNPPVRIPRPGFSYKPYHNVLEALGKEETSKERTPIGHSIQLSPIRIPRAKLKNPPNIMWYRLPDKRWIVIRRPFDGDLANAMLMTSIKARWREGPDGQFRMVSTDEPVNPRCHIPRPKLRVTPTVAWERKMDGKWKVVPYPGEDKIHVGWEYIISTGGWVSVYFTKEEFGATAEEDALEEKKIQRVADRIDAVARIVFPIMFAIFCVGFLLYYYWEV; from the exons ATGGAGTTGACGAGGTCCATCGGCATCATGTTCCTCCGGCTATCACTCCTGACATACGCCTATGTATCCG GAGACAACCCTTTTGAACGTTTCATTAGACTCGACAACTACGCAATGGATGACTGGAACGACGTGGTCTTGAACAGTGTCACGGAGGAACAGTGTCTGATGGAAT TTATTGACGAGTGTAATGCAACGATCGACAAGTGTTCCCATGGATGTACTGACCTGCTGGATGGGTACAGCTGTACGTGTCCGCCGGGCTGGGAGCTGTCACAAGCCGACAACACGGCCTGTGTCG ATGTCAACGAATGTGACACAAATAAAGGCAACTGCTCAGATATCTGTGACAATATCGATGGGTCTTACCAGTGCACCTGTCCACCCGGCCGGAGGCTATTCACTGACAGACTGAACTGCCAAA AGGAAACTCTAGATATTGCGACAGCTGTCTACATCCGACAGATCAGCCGTCTGTCAGAGGAACACACA AACATATCCCTTACCATCGAGTACATGCTGACCTGGTATGACCCGAGGTTGCAGGGCATCGCGACCACCTGGGTGCCCGTCCCCAGGACCATGATCTGGCTGCCGCCGCTGATGTTCGGGAAGGCCGTCCGTGGTGTCACGCCTGTTCATGAAGACACTCCTGCATGGGTCAACAGCGATGGGCTCACCGTCTACAGCATGAC GCGGATGTTACGTGTGTCCTGTCCAATATTACTGACCAAGTACCCCTTTGACACCCAGACATGCAATATCAAACTGCACGCAT ATGGCGGACTGAGGCTGAATCTGATAGCGTCAGATGACGTCAGATATGCGGCCATCAAAACAGACGCCACAGGAGTAGTGTCACAGTTCGAGCTGACAGGAGTTGACATACAGGCGTCCTTCCAGGAATACCAGCTCAATTCCACAG ATTGTGTCTTCTTCCTGCAAAAGTGCAAGTACAACCTTGACGGATGCCTGTTCCGCCGATTCCCAGACTGTCACCTCAGTGACGACTGTCAGCAATGCACCAAGACAGTTGGACAGTGTAAAATTGAACCGAACGGGTGTCTACAGGGCCAGACAA GTACAAACGGGTACACCACAGTGGAAGTTCGCCTTCAGATGAGCCGCCGCTTGTCGAGCTATGCCTTCAGACTGTTCCTCCCCTCGGCATTTGTGGTGACTGCCTCGTACCTGCAGCTCTGGCTCCCCCTACACACCTCTGTCCTCGCAGGGCGGGCCTCGCTGGGAATCACGGGGTTCCTAACTATCATCGTGCATGGGAGTGGCGTTGGCGCTGTGTCCTGG GTAAACGAAGTAAGAGCAATCGACATCTGGTTTGCCGGATGCCTGACTGTTGTCATTCTCATGTTTCTTGAGACAATTATTGTACACTTCGTCCAGTCTCAACTCGAAGAAAAA GTACGAAAAAAGATAGCGAAACGTGAGCAAAATCCCCCTGTTAGGATTCCGCGACCAGGATTTTCCTACAAGCCGTACCACAATGTCTTGGAAGCGTTGGGCAAAGAGGAAACGTCCAAAGAACGTACCCCTATTGGCCATAGCATTCAACTGTCTCCAATCCGCATACCAAGAGCCAAGTTGAAAAACCCGCCGAACATCATGTGGTACCGGCTGCCTGACAAACGGTGGATCGTCATCCGGAGGCCATTTGATGGTGATTTGGCAAACGCCATGCTGATGACGTCAATCAAGGCAAGATGGCGGGAAGGGCCAGATGGACAGTTTCGGATGGTTTCAACCGACGAACCTGTCAATCCACGATGCCACATCCCCCGTCCTAAACTGAGGGTCACACCAACAGTAGCATGGGAGAGAAAGATGGACGGGAAGTGGAAGGTGGTTCCCTACCCTGGTGAGGACAAAATCCACGTAGGTTGGGAGTATATCATCAGTACCGGAGGTTGGGTATCAGTCTACTTCACGAAAGAAGAATTCGGAGCCACTGCAGAGGAAGACGCCTTGGAAGAGAAGAAAATTCAGCGCGTGGCGGATAGGATTGACGCCGTTGCCCGCATTGTGTTCCCTATCATGTTTGCCATATTTTGCGTTGGTTTCTTGCTTTACTACTACTGGGAAGTGTAG
- the LOC118413574 gene encoding semaphorin-5B-like, with product MPCADCQVDNGRFYGGTTAVTSTGRTCQRWDSQTPHQHTWTHANHPTSRLEENYCRNPDPTNRVQPWCLTTDPGPVREKCEVPPCVCTSKTTDDGYWYRWDSLLITSPYLFLVQAGSDVHIGLASSNGDLDATYEFVIGGWGNLRSAIRRVPQGANMISHTTVDILSPTEYRAFWLIWSPDGRIAVQRFGDDLPFLEWTDPDPRPVSYIGYSTGFGHTGLWQLCEANGQWGAWGGWTACSVPCGFGLQTRRRVCDNPIPVPPLGKACEGQTEGSTLCYVSAVCSGGMDVASTVYILHIGTLSEKHANISVRLQYTLTWGESRLYGIAPSWVPVPPSLVWSPPLAFGQSVRRATAEEEADTSMWLDPRGLVVYKMTRLLTLSCVAKLERYPLDTQECQVVLHAYNGIRLRLQPSETGQNAPIKVDARGIVSQFVLVGAEQKAGFKSFRENVSGQFTPIYEREVCLLKGRKK from the exons ACTGTCAGGTGGATAATGGTAGATTCTACGGAGGGACGACTGCTGTGACCAGTACAGGCAggacgtgtcagcgctgggacagtcagacacctcACCAGCACACATGGACCCATGCGAACCATCCCACCTCCCGGCTGGAAGAGAattactgccggaatccggaccCGACTAACAGAGTTCAACCATGGTGCCTCACCACGGATCCTGGTCCAGTTCGGGAGAAGTGTGAAGTGCCCCCATGTG TCTGTACCAGCAAGACAACAGACGACGGGTACTGGTACCGCTGGGATTCGCTGCTCATCACATCCCCATACCTCTTCCTGGTACAAGCGGGGTCTGACGTCCACATAGGGCTGGCAAGTAGCAATGGGGATCTGGATGCGACTTATGAGTTTGTCATCGGAGGTTGGGGGAACTTAAGGAGTGCAATTCGACGCGTTCCCCAAGGCGCAAACATGATAAGTCATACCACTGTAG ACATCCTGTCTCCAACTGAATATCGTGCCTTTTGGCTCATCTGGTCTCCCGATGGAAGAATTGCCGTCCAGCGATTCGGTGATGACCTACCCTTTCTAGAGTGGACTGACCCCGATCCTCGGCCAGTGAGCTACATCGGCTACTCAACCGGGTTCGGACACACTGGACTCTGGCAGCTTTGTGAAG CTAATGGACAATGGGGTGCGTGGGGAGGTTGGACCGCCTGCTCGGTACCGTGCGGTTTCGGCCTACAAACGCGCCGGCGTGTGTGCGACAATCCTATCCCAGTACCTCCTCTGGGTAAGGCATGCGAGGGGCAGACAGAGGGTTCTACTCTGTGTTATGTATCGGCAGTCTGCTCAG GAGGGATGGACGTTGCTTCTACTGTCTACATCCTTCACATCGGTACTCTGTCAGAAAAGCACGCG AACATTTCCGTCAGGCTCCAGTACACCTTGACCTGGGGCGAAAGCCGCCTTTACGGCATCGCGCCGTCGTGGGTTCCCGTGCCGCCGTCCTTGGTCTGGTCCCCGCCGCTCGCCTTCGGACAGTCCGTCCGCCGGGCCACCGCGGAGGAAGAGGCGGACACCTCGATGTGGCTGGACCCACGCGGACTTGTCGTCTACAAGATGAC ACGTTTGCTAACGCTCAGCTGTGTGGCGAAACTGGAGAGATATCCACTAGACACACAAGAATGCCAGGTGGTGCTACATGCAT ACAACGGAATACGGCTCCGACTGCAGCCGTCTGAGACTGGCCAGAATGCGCCTATCAAGGTTGACGCCAGGGGGATCGTGTCACAGTTTGTGCTGGTGGGGGCTGAGCAGAAGGCAGGCTTCAAATCTTTCCGTGAGAATGTCTCGGGTCAGTTTACTCCAATATATGAGAGAGAGGTTTGCTTGTTGAAAGgtagaaagaaatga
- the LOC118413575 gene encoding uncharacterized protein LOC118413575, which yields MPIIRLLRVSCVAELDRYPLDTQTCKVALLGYNGIRLRLQPSNQAVRAPIKTDATGVTSQFTFIGVEESATFQSFVRNDTGTSCEFFNQECGYLMESCMTSPSDACQGKSCGDCSLIIGTCRYKITSCPNFANDTSAFTSLELRMRLRRVMWRYLLTAYLPSVVIVVTSYLQIWLSTKLSVVSARVVLGTMAVLSMITQTGKTARMPWVERPRAIDIWMLGCLSFVTVALLETAIVNYISTYLQDKEQMKKRLEQRDKELNPPIRIPRPGLRDTAASASGQHGLHLNSAGTAGTRLFIPRARLHVPSSVCWHQLPDREWVIVLKKKVNTNRGKSDFDGKSQQQSNDDGNSVVSYYPKSFVSSRDYKDFPAFDPRAFKPSATERADRLTMRIDWYAKVY from the exons ATGCCCATAAT ACGCCTCCTAAGAGTGAGCTGTGTGGCCGAGCTAGATCGGTACCCGCTTGACACGCAAACCTGCAAGGTAGCTCTGTTGGGCT ATAATGGAATAAGACTCCGACTCCAGCCGTCCAACCAAGCCGTCCGTGCACCCATCAAGACTGACGCTACGGGCGTGACGTCACAGTTCACCTTCATCGGCGTGGAAGAGAGCGCGACGTTCCAATCCTTCGTCAGGAACGATACAG GAACCAGCTGTGAGTTCTTCAACCAGGAGTGCGGTTACCTGATGGAATCCTGCATGACGTCACCCTCAGACGCATGCCAGGGGAAGAGCTGTGGCGACTGCAGTCTCATCATAGGAACCTGCCGATATAAAATTACCTCCTGTCCTAACTTCGCCAATG ACACTAGTGCGTTCACATCGCTGGAGCTCCGCATGCGGCTGCGCAGAGTCATGTGGCGGTACCTGCTGACTGCCTACCTCCCGTCCGTTGTCATTGTGGTGACGTCATATCTGCAAATATGGCTGTCAACCAAACTCTCCGTTGTTTCAGCACGGGTTGTTCTGGGCACCATGGCAGTATTATCAATGATCACACAGACTGGCAAAACAGCGCGCATGCCTTGG gTCGAAAGACCGAGGGCCATTGACATCTGGATGCTGGGATGCTTGTCTTTTGTAACTGTGGCTCTTCTGGAAACAGCTATTGTTAACTACATATCTACATATTTACAAGACAAG GAGCAGATGAAAAAACGCTTGGAACAGAGAGACAAAGAGCTGAACCCTCCTATCCGTATTCCGCGACCAGGACTGAGGGACACAGCGGCATCGGCAAGTGGACAGCATGGGCTTCACCTGAATAGCGCTGGAACAGCAGGCACGCGGCTGTTCATCCCCAGGGCGCGGCTACACGTCCCTTCTTCTGTTTGTTGGCACCAACTCCCGGACAGGGAATGGGTTATCGTTCTTAAAAAGAAAGTCAACACCAATAGAGGGAAATCCGATTTCGATGGAAAAAGTCAACAGCAAAGTAACGATGACGGAAATTCCGTAGTTTCGTACTACCCAAAGTCTTTTGTTTCGAGCCGTGATTACAAAGACTTTCCCGCCTTTGATCCCAGAGCATTTAAACCCAGCGCCACTGAAAGGGCGGACCGTCTGACAATGAGAATTGACTGGTACGCAAAG GTATATTGA